CATGATCCGGCAACTCTGGACGTTCTCATCATTGAACTTGTCTGTAAGATCAGCCATACAGCGAGACTGAATTGGCGGTGGTTGCATGTAATTCATGGATGGATACATGTTCATATGCTGCTGTTGTtggttcatcatcatcatgtgaTGAAGTTGTTCATATGAATAAGGTTGCATTTGCATTGGCATCCCTTGATGATAATATCCTCCACAACCTATTGGAACCATTTGTGCCATATTTCCATTTCCATTATTCCCACCCCCACTtgcatttccatttccatttccattatTCTCACCACCATTGACATTGTCATTCCCATTCTTCTTACCCCCACTTGCATTTCCATTATTCCCACCCCCACTtgcatttccatttccatttctaTTTCCATTATTCTCACCACCTTTggcatttccatttc
Above is a genomic segment from Medicago truncatula cultivar Jemalong A17 chromosome 5, MtrunA17r5.0-ANR, whole genome shotgun sequence containing:
- the LOC11430925 gene encoding heavy metal-associated isoprenylated plant protein 32, with protein sequence MPLLPSRKFKDVVTKGSGQHIKVTRTGRGVVDAVSIDAEQEKVTILGNKLDPNELIKELKKSGKHAEICNGNGNGNGGKKNGNGNANANSGENNGNANGGKKNGNGNAKGGENNGNRNGNGNASGGGNNGNASGGKKNGNDNVNGGENNGNGNGNASGGGNNGNGNMAQMVPIGCGGYYHQGMPMQMQPYSYEQLHHMMMMNQQQQHMNMYPSMNYMQPPPIQSRCMADLTDKFNDENVQSCRIM